The Drechmeria coniospora strain ARSEF 6962 chromosome 02, whole genome shotgun sequence genome has a segment encoding these proteins:
- a CDS encoding TruB family pseudouridylate synthase containing protein translates to MRRAGKVMTMASDVVRDGVFAINKPCGQSSAQVIRECQQIFNPSLFFRPMIEAERAKRLKESGGQFKRRRMEKKATQVKIGHGGTLDPLATGVLILGIGSATKLLPQFLDCTKSYEAIVTFGATTDTYDRVGRIISKRPYHHITRAMVEAELDGFRGKQVQIPPLYSALKMNGKPLYEYAREGKPIPREIEGRNVEALEIELVEWYEPGSHNHRWPTEEAEAAERNLAEQVWRVKRLQESSKTLTPEERQEDDEAVAEHESFKKRFEERQDELIMDKPQKKSRRAGAEPMMSGALGAFPPPVHSSKGCNLVPPSPDKDTPPPWSDEGPPACKIRLTVTSGYYVRSFCHDLGMKLESGGIMAELCRVRQSDFTVGGINTLEYDALAKGEEVWGPQVANMLARWNGEPEGHWPGGAKQQPPPPPPPSPPKSNGQPRPDPSQPSPSTNGAGEKRKRWPSETDEASSPRKVPARTADEANDDKPSWLASTAQTRLEDEKSWNGIED, encoded by the exons ATGCGACGAGCTGGAAaggtgatgacgatggctTCGGACGTCGTCCGTGATGGCGTCTTCG CCATCAACAAGCCTTGCGGCCAAAGCTCGGCCCAGGTGATCCGCGAGTGCCAGCAAATCTTCAACCCCTCCCTCTTCTTCCGGCCCATGATCGAAGCCGAGAGGGCGAAGCGGCTCAAGGAGTCGGGCGGCCAGTTCAAGCGCCGGAGgatggagaagaaggcgacgCAGGTCAAGATCGGCCACGGAGGCACCCTCGACCCCCTCGCCACGGGCGTGctcatcctcggcatcgggTCGGCGACCAAGCTTCTGCCCCAGTTTCTCGACTGCACCAAGTCGTACGAGGCCATCGTCACCTTTGGCGCCACCACGGACACGTACGAccgcgtcggccgcatcATCTCGAAGCGGCCCTACCACCACATCACCCGCGCcatggtcgaggccgagctcgacggcttccGAGGCAAGCAGGTGCAAATACCGCCGCTCTACTCGGCCCTCAAGATGAACGGCAAGCCGCTGTACGAGTACGCGCGCGAGGGAAAGCCCATCCCTCGCGAGATCGAGGGCAGAAAcgtcgaggcgctcgagattGAGCTCGTCGAGTGGTACGAGCCCGGCTCGCACAACCACCGGTGGCCgacggaggaggccgaggcggccgagcgcaACCTTGCCGAGCAGGTCTGGAGGGTGAAGAGGCTGCAGGAGTCGTCCAAGACGCTCACGCCCGAGGAGCggcaggaggacgacgaggccgtggccgagcaCGAGTCGTTCAAGAAGAGGTTTGAGGAGCGCCAGGACGAGCTCATCATGGACAAGCCGCAGAAGAAGAGCCGGCGGGCCGGGGCCGAGCCCATGATGTCGGGCGCTCTCGGCGCCTTCCCGCCGCCCGTCCACTCGTCCAAGGGGTGCAACCTCGTGCCGCCCAGCCCGGACAAGgacacgccgccgccgtggagcGACGAGGGCCCGCCGGCCTGCAAGATCCGGCTGACGGTGACGTCGGGGTACTACGTGCGGAGCTTCTGCCACGACCTGGGCATGAAGCTCGAGTCGGGaggcatcatggccgagcTCTGCCGCGTGCGCCAGAGCGACTTTACCGTCGGAGGCATCAACACTCTCGAGTACGACGCCTTGGCCAAGGGCGAGGAGGTCTGGGGGCCCCAGGTGGCCAACATGCTGGCGCGGTGGAACGGCGAACCCGAGGGCCACTGGCCCGGCGGCGCcaagcagcagccgccgccgccgccgccgccgtcgcctccgaaGAGCAACGGCCAGCCACGGCCGGATCCGAGCCagccgagcccgtcgacgaaCGGCGCGGGCGAGAAGCGGAAACGATGGCCgagcgagacggacgaggccTCGAGTCCGCGAAAGGTCCCGGCTcggacggccgacgaggcgaacGACGACAAACCAAGCTGGCTGGCGAGCACCGCCCAGACACGTTTGGAGGATGAAAAGTCGTGGAACGGCATAGAGGATTAA